One genomic window of Legionella jordanis includes the following:
- a CDS encoding amino acid permease, whose product MQSRPREQVHSLQRKLNARMLSMITLGGSIGTGIFLGSGNALSIAGPGGAVVAYCIMGFLIYYLMMGLGEMAAFMPTTGSFAVYAARFVDPSLGYALAWNYWYGWAITIASEISASSLIMHYWFPASPSFLWCAVFLILIFAFNMISTRVFGEIEYWLSFLKVAVIILFLVIGISLICGFNQLQAVGWQYWSINDAPFHNGWWGVMGAFVVAGFSFQGTELLGIAAGETSQPAENISKAVKLVFWRILLFFILSIVVISLLIPYTSDQLKNSTLMMSPFTMVFSQWNKIMAAAFMNAVILVAILSTANAGLFVGSRMLWHMSKENHVPRLFSKLNKRGIPIYALLATASIAALAFLSSFYGDGIVYFWLLSAASLSGFIAWMGIAISHYRFRKAYLYQGKDLSQLPYLAKGYPYGSFFAILLCLLVIVGQNYAVFMADELDWQGLFISYIGLPLFLVIWITNKWLKKTQVTPLAHCNFYLDNQHPAFDEEFHGSRPNS is encoded by the coding sequence ATGCAAAGCAGACCTAGGGAGCAGGTGCATTCGCTTCAGCGTAAACTCAATGCAAGAATGTTGAGTATGATTACCTTGGGAGGATCAATCGGTACAGGTATTTTTCTCGGCAGTGGTAATGCCTTATCCATTGCGGGTCCTGGCGGAGCTGTAGTCGCCTATTGCATTATGGGTTTTCTTATTTATTACCTAATGATGGGATTAGGGGAAATGGCAGCATTCATGCCAACGACGGGTTCGTTTGCGGTGTATGCGGCGAGATTCGTTGATCCCTCTTTAGGTTATGCTCTTGCCTGGAATTATTGGTATGGTTGGGCAATCACGATTGCTTCTGAAATATCTGCTTCATCCTTAATCATGCATTATTGGTTTCCGGCCAGTCCGTCCTTTCTATGGTGCGCTGTATTTTTAATCCTAATCTTCGCCTTCAATATGATCTCAACTCGAGTTTTTGGCGAAATCGAATATTGGTTGTCTTTTTTAAAAGTAGCTGTGATTATTTTGTTCCTGGTGATTGGCATCAGCCTCATTTGTGGTTTCAATCAGTTGCAAGCTGTCGGGTGGCAATATTGGAGCATTAATGATGCTCCCTTTCACAATGGTTGGTGGGGAGTGATGGGTGCATTTGTGGTGGCCGGTTTTTCTTTCCAGGGGACTGAATTGCTTGGAATTGCTGCAGGAGAAACCAGCCAACCCGCTGAAAACATCAGTAAGGCGGTTAAGTTGGTATTTTGGCGGATTTTACTGTTCTTCATTTTGTCTATTGTAGTTATCAGTCTATTGATTCCTTATACCTCAGACCAACTTAAAAATTCCACTTTAATGATGAGCCCCTTTACCATGGTGTTTAGTCAATGGAATAAAATAATGGCAGCCGCATTCATGAATGCTGTTATTCTTGTGGCGATATTATCAACAGCCAATGCAGGTTTGTTTGTGGGAAGCAGGATGCTTTGGCATATGAGCAAAGAGAATCATGTTCCCCGACTCTTTTCCAAGCTCAACAAAAGGGGTATTCCAATTTATGCCTTGCTGGCGACCGCCAGCATTGCAGCACTCGCATTTTTATCCTCTTTTTATGGGGATGGAATTGTTTATTTTTGGCTGCTCAGTGCAGCCAGTTTGTCCGGTTTCATTGCCTGGATGGGCATTGCTATTAGTCATTATCGATTTCGCAAAGCTTATCTTTACCAAGGCAAGGATTTGTCCCAGCTTCCTTATTTAGCCAAAGGTTACCCCTACGGTTCTTTTTTTGCCATTCTTTTGTGTTTGCTTGTGATAGTCGGGCAAAACTACGCCGTTTTCATGGCGGATGAGTTGGATTGGCAGGGTTTATTCATTTCTTACATTGGACTACCTTTATTTCTAGTTATCTGGATAACTAATAAATGGCTGAAAAAAACTCAAGTTACGCCGCTTGCGCACTGCAATTTTTACTTGGACAATCAGCACCCTGCTTTTGATGAGGAGTTCCATGGCAGTAGGCCCAATTCATAA
- a CDS encoding dienelactone hydrolase family protein: MDTSNYLYHHGEQELHGFLAFDENIDQPRPAVLVVHDWSGRNDFACEKAKMLAEMGYVGFALDMYGQGRIGASTPEKKALMEPLVNDRLLLRARIRAAYDALIAMSEVDNNRIAVIGFCFGGLCALDLARSGAELRGVVSFHGLLGKPKDIPNNHIHAKILALHGYDDPMVRPEQVNEFCREMTDAKVDWQVHIYGHTQHAFANPHAHDTHLGTVYNPKAERRALQAMRNFLQEVLA; encoded by the coding sequence ATGGATACTTCAAATTATTTATACCACCACGGTGAACAGGAGTTACATGGATTTTTAGCCTTTGATGAAAATATTGATCAACCTCGTCCCGCCGTGTTAGTAGTTCATGATTGGTCCGGTAGAAATGATTTTGCTTGCGAAAAAGCTAAGATGCTTGCAGAAATGGGTTATGTTGGTTTTGCTCTTGATATGTATGGGCAAGGCCGAATTGGCGCGAGCACGCCGGAAAAAAAGGCTTTGATGGAGCCACTGGTCAATGATCGCCTGCTGCTGCGAGCCAGAATTCGAGCCGCATACGATGCACTTATTGCTATGTCCGAAGTAGATAATAATCGAATTGCTGTTATTGGTTTTTGTTTTGGCGGACTTTGTGCTTTGGATCTGGCCCGAAGTGGGGCAGAGCTTAGGGGTGTTGTCAGTTTCCACGGCCTCTTAGGCAAGCCCAAAGACATTCCCAACAACCACATCCACGCCAAAATTTTAGCTTTGCATGGTTACGATGATCCCATGGTGAGGCCAGAGCAGGTTAATGAATTTTGTCGGGAAATGACTGATGCAAAAGTGGACTGGCAAGTTCATATCTACGGTCACACCCAGCATGCATTTGCTAATCCCCATGCTCATGACACTCATTTGGGAACGGTATACAACCCCAAAGCAGAACGGCGGGCTTTGCAGGCAATGAGGAATTTTTTGCAAGAAGTGCTCGCGTAA
- the dnaX gene encoding DNA polymerase III subunit gamma/tau codes for MSYLALARKWRPRTFSQLVGQEHINKALINSLNQQRLHHAYLFTGTRGVGKTSIARLLAKALNCEQGISANPCLQCDACKAVEQGRFIDLIEIDGASRTKVEDTRELLDNVQYAPVNGRFKIYLIDEVHMLSQHSFNALLKTLEEPPTHVKFLLATTDPQKLPVTVLSRCIQFHLRHLSQDLIHQHLKDILDEERLSFEEEALAILAKAAKGSMRDALSLLDQAIATCDGGLNAKELKSILGYTHQDYAAQLLHSLAMLDPKGLIDICRQIAMEGGHFRYVLDELLDDLHQITICQSLAADNPLINNEPHIKALAKQFSPQDVQLFYQIAIKGSEDMHLAPSLAVGFEMTVLRMLAFRPAPKAVTPTLSYEVINHQNPIGSSAHSEVNLPTTSNEMAPPELQKSISKPVVGQAQEEISTATQIKNEAKTAVDQAWPSVLKQLKLTGLALSAAENAAFIGKSDRHITFAVAKGHQSLFTETVVNRIEQALTAYYKENIKLVIEINESVKESPAQQKQLAQTQRQQEAEIALQQDAFFQQLKQEFSAELVKNSIAPAKDEL; via the coding sequence ATGAGCTATTTGGCATTGGCACGTAAATGGCGACCACGCACTTTTTCCCAATTGGTTGGCCAAGAACATATTAATAAAGCATTAATTAATTCATTAAATCAGCAACGACTCCACCATGCCTATTTGTTTACAGGTACACGCGGCGTTGGTAAAACCAGCATTGCCCGTCTTTTAGCAAAAGCGCTAAATTGCGAACAAGGTATTAGCGCGAATCCTTGTCTTCAATGTGATGCCTGTAAGGCCGTCGAACAAGGACGCTTTATTGATCTTATTGAAATTGACGGTGCATCGCGTACCAAAGTAGAAGATACGCGTGAGCTTTTGGACAACGTGCAATACGCTCCAGTGAATGGCCGTTTTAAAATTTATTTAATTGACGAAGTACACATGCTGTCACAGCACAGCTTCAATGCATTGCTAAAAACGCTTGAAGAGCCGCCGACACATGTCAAGTTTTTACTTGCCACCACTGATCCACAAAAATTACCAGTAACGGTGTTGTCTCGTTGCATTCAATTTCACCTAAGGCATTTGTCGCAAGATTTAATCCATCAGCATTTAAAAGATATCCTTGACGAAGAGCGGTTATCTTTTGAAGAAGAAGCTTTGGCTATTCTGGCCAAAGCGGCAAAAGGCAGCATGCGCGATGCGCTAAGTTTACTGGATCAGGCTATTGCAACTTGTGATGGCGGGTTAAATGCCAAGGAGTTAAAATCAATTCTTGGTTATACCCATCAAGATTATGCGGCGCAATTACTGCACAGCTTAGCCATGCTTGACCCGAAAGGATTGATTGACATTTGCAGGCAAATTGCCATGGAAGGAGGACATTTCCGTTATGTATTGGATGAGCTGTTGGATGATCTTCACCAGATTACAATTTGTCAAAGCCTGGCTGCTGACAACCCTTTGATTAACAATGAACCACATATTAAAGCCTTGGCGAAACAATTTAGTCCGCAAGACGTTCAACTGTTCTATCAAATTGCCATTAAAGGTTCCGAGGATATGCATCTGGCGCCATCTTTAGCTGTTGGCTTTGAAATGACTGTATTAAGAATGTTAGCTTTTCGCCCTGCTCCGAAAGCAGTTACTCCGACATTAAGTTATGAAGTGATTAATCATCAAAACCCGATTGGTTCGTCAGCACACTCTGAAGTAAACCTCCCTACAACTTCTAATGAAATGGCGCCTCCTGAATTGCAAAAGTCCATTAGCAAACCGGTCGTTGGGCAAGCACAAGAAGAAATTTCTACAGCCACCCAGATTAAAAATGAAGCCAAAACAGCTGTTGATCAGGCTTGGCCATCCGTTCTTAAGCAGCTTAAATTAACGGGTTTAGCGCTGTCAGCAGCTGAAAATGCTGCATTTATTGGGAAATCTGACCGGCACATTACTTTCGCTGTGGCAAAGGGCCATCAGTCTCTGTTCACTGAAACCGTTGTCAATCGTATTGAGCAAGCTTTGACCGCATATTACAAAGAAAATATCAAACTTGTCATTGAAATTAATGAGAGCGTTAAAGAATCTCCAGCACAGCAAAAGCAATTGGCTCAAACTCAGCGTCAACAAGAAGCTGAGATCGCTTTGCAGCAAGATGCTTTTTTTCAGCAACTAAAACAAGAATTTTCAGCCGAATTGGTCAAAAATTCTATTGCACCCGCTAAAGATGAATTATAA
- the gorA gene encoding glutathione-disulfide reductase encodes MKFDLIVLGGGSGGIASAVRAARYGANVAVVEEKYLGGTCVNLGCVPKKVMFNASMVAEILHKSRDYGFSPSPINLDWQTLVGRRNAYIEKLREIYAKRFTEYKMTYLHGTGVFVDSNTVDVCGKHYQADHIIIATGGEPVLPTDILGIEYAIDSDGFFSLSHRPDKVAVIGSGYIGVELAGVLNALGAETHLLIRGERPLTRFDSTIGDTLLEIMEQQGIKVHFNHRAQSIVMQEDGRKCIHCHSGSIITDLDTVIAAVGRAPRTFDLNLDAIGVDKDSRGLIAVDQFQNTSVPGIYAIGDVTDAPALTPVAIAAGRKLSDRLFGGHKDSHLNYENICSVIFTHPPIGTVGLSEDEAVAKYGREHIKVYKTRFNPMFDALSDLKTPTVMKLVTAGEEEKIVGVHIIGYGADEMLQGFGVAVKMGALKRDFDNTVAIHPTSAEELVTMV; translated from the coding sequence ATGAAATTTGATCTCATTGTTCTAGGTGGCGGCAGTGGTGGCATAGCAAGTGCCGTAAGAGCGGCACGCTATGGTGCCAATGTTGCTGTCGTTGAGGAAAAATATTTAGGGGGGACTTGCGTTAACCTGGGTTGTGTTCCCAAAAAAGTCATGTTCAATGCTTCCATGGTCGCTGAAATTCTTCATAAATCTAGAGACTATGGGTTCAGCCCTAGCCCTATTAATCTGGATTGGCAAACCTTAGTTGGCCGACGCAATGCCTACATTGAAAAATTACGTGAAATTTACGCGAAACGTTTCACCGAATATAAAATGACTTATTTACATGGAACTGGCGTCTTTGTAGATAGCAACACTGTTGATGTCTGCGGCAAGCACTATCAAGCTGATCACATCATCATTGCCACAGGAGGAGAGCCAGTCCTGCCTACGGATATTTTGGGTATTGAATATGCAATTGACTCCGATGGTTTTTTTTCACTCTCTCATCGGCCAGACAAAGTTGCAGTGATCGGCAGCGGCTATATTGGTGTTGAATTGGCTGGAGTTTTAAATGCCTTAGGTGCAGAGACGCACCTCTTAATCCGAGGCGAGAGGCCGCTAACCCGTTTCGATAGCACCATAGGCGATACATTATTGGAAATAATGGAGCAACAAGGGATTAAAGTTCACTTCAACCATCGGGCGCAAAGCATAGTTATGCAAGAAGATGGTCGCAAATGCATCCATTGTCATAGTGGTTCGATCATTACTGATCTTGATACCGTTATAGCCGCTGTGGGCAGAGCACCTCGCACTTTTGATTTGAATCTTGATGCCATTGGCGTTGATAAAGACAGTCGGGGCCTCATTGCCGTGGATCAATTCCAGAATACCTCTGTACCAGGCATTTACGCCATTGGAGATGTGACTGATGCTCCTGCGCTAACTCCGGTCGCCATTGCGGCCGGTCGCAAATTAAGTGATCGTCTTTTTGGTGGCCATAAGGATTCCCATTTAAATTACGAGAATATTTGTTCCGTTATTTTTACCCATCCCCCCATTGGGACAGTTGGTTTGAGTGAGGATGAAGCAGTGGCCAAATATGGTCGTGAGCACATTAAAGTGTATAAAACCCGTTTTAATCCCATGTTTGATGCCCTAAGCGATCTCAAAACTCCCACAGTGATGAAGTTGGTGACCGCTGGCGAGGAGGAAAAAATCGTCGGTGTCCATATCATTGGCTACGGCGCTGATGAAATGCTGCAAGGTTTTGGAGTTGCCGTTAAAATGGGGGCTTTGAAAAGGGATTTTGATAATACGGTGGCTATTCATCCCACAAGCGCAGAAGAATTGGTAACCATGGTGTAA
- a CDS encoding ABC transporter permease produces the protein MRRDKATFAMIIGIPLLQLILFGYAINTNPRFLPTAIVNPDYSGFSRRILTAMENSTYFRFISPAVSEAEALDLIKRGKVQFVVNFPINFSHDLVKGLRPRLLLEADATDPAATSRALSVFNDLASLVLKEELIGPLKNLNPGATPYEPVIHAIYNPLAITAYNIVPGLLGVVLTMTMVIITALVLTREFERGTMENLLATPVKPLEVMVGKIIPYIIVGYTQVSLILIMAKILFGVPMQGSIILLFILCLPFIAANLSMGLTFSTVATNQLQAVQSAMFFFLPSMLLSGFMFPFRGMPEWAQWVGNLFPLTHFLIIVRGILLKGNGFMEVWREVIPILIFTLIVMLISFKRYRQTLD, from the coding sequence ATGCGTCGTGATAAAGCCACCTTTGCAATGATTATTGGTATACCTCTTTTGCAATTAATTTTATTTGGTTATGCGATAAACACGAATCCACGCTTCCTCCCAACGGCCATTGTGAATCCAGATTACAGCGGGTTTAGCCGGCGCATTCTCACGGCCATGGAGAATTCCACCTATTTTCGCTTTATTTCGCCCGCAGTATCGGAAGCTGAAGCTCTTGATTTGATTAAGCGTGGCAAAGTTCAATTTGTGGTCAACTTTCCCATTAACTTTTCCCATGATTTAGTAAAAGGATTAAGACCACGCTTACTTTTGGAAGCTGATGCCACTGATCCCGCTGCTACCAGCAGGGCTCTCTCTGTATTCAATGATTTAGCCTCTTTAGTGCTCAAAGAGGAGCTTATTGGCCCATTAAAAAATCTTAATCCAGGAGCCACACCTTATGAACCCGTGATTCACGCCATTTACAACCCTTTAGCAATAACGGCTTATAATATCGTACCAGGCTTATTAGGAGTGGTTTTAACTATGACCATGGTTATCATCACGGCCCTGGTATTAACTCGAGAATTCGAGCGGGGAACGATGGAGAACCTGCTGGCAACCCCAGTTAAGCCCCTAGAAGTTATGGTGGGTAAAATTATTCCTTACATTATTGTCGGATACACACAAGTTTCTTTAATTTTAATCATGGCCAAAATTTTATTCGGCGTGCCCATGCAGGGGAGCATTATCCTGTTGTTCATTCTTTGCCTGCCATTTATTGCCGCAAACCTCTCCATGGGGTTGACCTTTTCTACTGTGGCTACTAACCAGTTGCAAGCAGTACAATCCGCCATGTTCTTTTTTCTTCCTTCAATGCTGTTATCAGGGTTTATGTTTCCCTTTCGCGGCATGCCCGAATGGGCACAATGGGTAGGTAATTTATTCCCCTTAACTCATTTTTTAATCATTGTTCGTGGAATATTATTGAAGGGCAATGGTTTCATGGAGGTTTGGCGAGAAGTCATACCCATTCTTATTTTTACCTTGATTGTCATGCTCATCAGTTTCAAACGGTATCGTCAGACCCTCGACTAA
- a CDS encoding SRPBCC family protein, with amino-acid sequence MNAFYVDPDIKKASTIPSSFYTSQDWFEQSKEKIFAKTWQFCLSTEELRLSNQLFPYTLLPGFLDEPLLFARDEQNMLRCLSNVCTHRGNILIETPCSASKIKCSYHGRRFDLRGEFLHMPEFEGVHNFPCPKDNLSQIPFDSLEPFLFASLCPQMSFAEVFAEIKERLYWLPMSDMRLDSNRSRDYLVKAHWALYCENYLEPLHIPFVHPGLRKAIDCTTYTTEISRYCNLQLALASPGEEHFDLPKDSPDYGKQVAAYYYWIFPNTMLNFYPWGCSVNVVKPLAPNLTKVSFLTYVLDETKLDRGAGGDLDLVEREDEAVVESVQKGIRSRFYDQGRFSPSKEPGTHHFQRLLCEFLNN; translated from the coding sequence ATGAATGCATTTTATGTGGATCCTGATATCAAGAAAGCCTCAACCATCCCATCCTCGTTTTATACCAGCCAGGATTGGTTTGAGCAGTCAAAAGAAAAAATCTTTGCTAAAACCTGGCAATTTTGTTTAAGCACAGAAGAATTAAGATTAAGTAATCAACTGTTTCCCTATACCCTTCTGCCTGGGTTTCTTGATGAGCCGCTGCTGTTTGCACGCGATGAACAAAATATGCTGCGGTGTTTAAGCAACGTCTGCACTCACAGAGGGAACATATTAATTGAAACACCCTGTTCTGCAAGCAAGATAAAATGCTCATATCATGGACGCCGATTCGACTTGAGGGGTGAGTTTCTTCACATGCCGGAGTTCGAAGGGGTGCATAATTTTCCTTGCCCAAAGGACAATTTGAGCCAAATACCTTTTGATAGTTTAGAGCCTTTTCTATTTGCCTCGCTTTGCCCACAAATGTCATTTGCTGAGGTCTTTGCGGAAATTAAGGAACGTCTATATTGGCTGCCCATGAGCGACATGCGTCTGGACAGTAATCGTTCACGCGATTATTTGGTAAAGGCACACTGGGCTTTGTATTGTGAGAACTATCTGGAGCCACTGCACATACCATTTGTTCATCCAGGATTAAGAAAAGCCATTGACTGCACCACCTATACAACTGAAATTAGCCGCTATTGCAATTTGCAATTGGCTTTAGCCTCTCCAGGGGAAGAGCATTTTGATTTGCCTAAGGATTCTCCTGATTATGGAAAGCAAGTGGCTGCTTATTATTACTGGATATTCCCCAATACCATGCTTAATTTTTATCCTTGGGGCTGTTCCGTAAATGTTGTGAAGCCGCTAGCTCCAAATTTAACCAAAGTTTCTTTTTTAACCTATGTACTCGATGAAACTAAATTAGACCGAGGTGCGGGAGGTGATCTCGACCTGGTGGAGCGAGAAGATGAAGCAGTGGTTGAATCCGTGCAAAAAGGGATTCGCTCCCGTTTCTATGATCAAGGGCGCTTTTCTCCCAGCAAGGAACCTGGGACACATCATTTTCAACGTTTACTCTGTGAATTTTTAAATAATTAA
- a CDS encoding HlyD family secretion protein, which yields MKKLLVLFFFIILLTSCTRKQEHSYQGYVEGENLYLASPYSGILMELFVQRGDEVKKGQMLFQLDVNPQILAVQQDEASLQQAQRVLLDLEKPRRTPEIEAIEAQIEQTDARLKLAEIRVHRYQELYKKGAVDKDTLDAAVSNYQEQQKLKSQYESNLQLAKLGSREEQIKAQQAQVLSLLAKLKQTKWELEQKQLHAPRDGYIFDTYYRTGEFVGAQQSILSLLPYENIRVEFFVPVDILPQLHRGQKIEFNCYGCQTNGTAIINYISPEAEFVPPLVYSRENSDKLVFRIKARIEQPKAFKPGQPVSVMLP from the coding sequence ATGAAAAAACTGCTCGTTCTGTTTTTCTTTATTATTTTGCTGACTTCCTGCACTCGTAAGCAAGAGCATAGCTATCAGGGCTACGTTGAAGGGGAAAACCTTTATCTGGCATCGCCCTATTCAGGAATTTTGATGGAGCTCTTTGTGCAACGAGGTGATGAGGTAAAAAAAGGGCAAATGCTGTTTCAACTGGATGTAAATCCCCAAATTTTAGCAGTACAACAAGACGAGGCGAGTTTGCAACAGGCACAACGGGTACTTTTGGATTTGGAAAAGCCGCGCCGAACGCCTGAAATTGAAGCCATTGAAGCTCAAATTGAGCAAACCGATGCCAGACTTAAGCTGGCCGAAATCAGGGTTCATCGTTATCAAGAACTTTATAAGAAGGGGGCAGTCGACAAGGACACGCTGGATGCGGCAGTCAGCAATTACCAGGAGCAACAAAAACTAAAGTCGCAATATGAGTCCAATTTACAGCTGGCAAAATTAGGAAGCCGGGAAGAGCAAATTAAAGCACAGCAAGCGCAGGTACTTTCTCTCTTGGCCAAATTAAAACAAACGAAATGGGAGTTGGAGCAAAAGCAGCTTCATGCACCTCGCGACGGCTATATTTTTGACACTTATTATCGCACCGGTGAATTTGTTGGGGCCCAACAAAGTATCTTGTCCCTTCTTCCTTATGAAAACATCCGGGTTGAATTTTTTGTTCCCGTTGACATTCTGCCTCAGCTTCATAGAGGACAAAAAATTGAGTTTAATTGCTACGGCTGTCAAACGAATGGCACGGCAATCATTAATTACATTTCACCTGAAGCAGAGTTCGTTCCACCCTTGGTATACAGCAGAGAAAACTCCGATAAACTGGTATTTCGCATCAAAGCCAGAATTGAACAACCTAAGGCATTTAAACCTGGTCAACCTGTGTCGGTGATGCTGCCATGA
- a CDS encoding gamma carbonic anhydrase family protein translates to MHNIRTFSGIAPLLGEGIYIDPQATVIGDVRLANDVSVWPMAVIRGDVNYISIGEACNIQDGAILHVTHDGPYTPGGQPLILAKGVTIGHKAVLHACQIDNFCLIGINAVILDKVHIEHHVMVAAGSIVPPGKRLQSGYLYLGNPARAVRPLTADEMANLEYSAEHYVQLKNKYL, encoded by the coding sequence ATGCATAACATTCGAACTTTTTCAGGCATAGCTCCGCTGTTGGGTGAAGGTATCTATATTGATCCCCAAGCCACGGTTATCGGCGATGTGAGATTGGCAAATGATGTCTCAGTATGGCCTATGGCGGTTATACGCGGGGATGTCAATTACATCTCCATTGGTGAGGCTTGCAATATTCAAGATGGAGCTATCCTGCATGTTACTCATGATGGACCTTATACCCCAGGCGGCCAGCCTCTAATCTTAGCGAAAGGAGTTACAATCGGTCACAAAGCAGTACTCCATGCCTGCCAAATTGATAATTTTTGCCTGATTGGTATTAATGCCGTGATTCTTGATAAGGTGCATATTGAACATCATGTGATGGTTGCAGCAGGAAGCATTGTTCCTCCTGGTAAGCGCTTGCAGAGCGGTTATTTATACCTTGGTAATCCAGCCCGAGCCGTTAGGCCGTTAACGGCAGATGAGATGGCGAATTTGGAATATTCAGCTGAGCATTATGTTCAGCTTAAAAATAAATATTTATGA
- a CDS encoding ABC transporter ATP-binding protein, whose amino-acid sequence MTDAVIDVKNLRKCFDGRIVVNDIALRVNKGEIFGFLGPNGSGKTTTIRMLCGLLTPDGGEGTCLGYNILTESEKIKQHVGYMTQKFSFYTDLSIEENLYFIARIYNLDNKKMRVQQALEDLGLVNRRRQLAGNLSGGWKQRMALAACLLHEPDLLLLDEPTAGVDPIARREFWDKIHELSEQGITTLVSTHYMDEAERCTCLAYLAYGQLLVTGTVRDVIAKTGLLTWELSGNVTTSILQEVKRLEGVTQAALFGNKVHICGFNEQLIENELNALSDKYNLKWKVIEPTLEDAFINLVKQSQGETS is encoded by the coding sequence ATGACGGATGCGGTTATTGATGTAAAAAATTTAAGGAAATGTTTTGACGGCAGGATTGTTGTTAATGACATCGCTTTACGGGTGAATAAAGGAGAAATATTTGGCTTTTTAGGACCAAATGGCAGCGGAAAAACAACCACCATTCGCATGCTTTGTGGCTTGTTAACCCCTGATGGAGGCGAGGGGACCTGTTTAGGTTATAACATTTTGACTGAGTCGGAAAAAATTAAGCAACACGTCGGTTATATGACGCAAAAATTTAGTTTTTATACGGATTTAAGCATCGAAGAAAATCTTTATTTTATTGCACGGATTTATAATCTCGACAATAAGAAAATGCGCGTGCAGCAAGCCTTGGAAGATCTGGGTCTTGTAAATCGTAGGCGCCAATTAGCAGGAAATTTGTCAGGAGGCTGGAAGCAAAGGATGGCTCTCGCGGCTTGCCTATTGCACGAGCCTGACTTGCTTCTCCTGGATGAACCTACGGCTGGAGTGGATCCCATCGCCCGCCGTGAGTTTTGGGATAAAATTCATGAATTAAGTGAACAAGGTATCACCACTTTGGTTTCTACCCATTATATGGATGAAGCGGAACGCTGCACATGCTTGGCGTACCTAGCCTACGGCCAGCTCCTCGTGACAGGCACAGTGAGGGATGTTATTGCCAAAACTGGCTTGTTAACCTGGGAGCTATCTGGAAATGTGACCACTTCCATATTGCAAGAAGTCAAAAGGTTAGAAGGAGTAACCCAAGCAGCACTTTTCGGTAATAAGGTTCACATTTGTGGTTTTAATGAACAATTAATCGAAAATGAATTGAATGCTTTGTCGGATAAATACAATCTAAAATGGAAGGTCATTGAACCAACTTTAGAAGATGCTTTTATAAACCTGGTTAAGCAATCACAGGGAGAGACCAGTTGA
- a CDS encoding alpha/beta hydrolase: MVANKLTVIKDLMHAQLCYQLFITPIHLPIEKEYRDFARRACEFFQQTRTDVFHCDSPRHHVIHRFASLRNADAKKVLITHGWMSRAAYMIRLIHSLRQHGYEVYALDFPAHGEAKGVQLPWTDAVLLLNQVINQLGPFYAVIGHSFGGSMLLNTLNLAQQFPQWQLNFEPERVVLISSPTRMRVPVSKLARKLKLSRQGFLFLRELFQQHAMTDLKCLDFHHFISRSNIPVLCLHGDKDDSIVPIESIVFCEQYPHGHLALLPGANHVDVLWDERVEKTVGQFLF; the protein is encoded by the coding sequence ATGGTTGCTAATAAACTCACGGTAATTAAAGACTTGATGCATGCCCAGTTATGTTATCAATTATTTATTACCCCCATTCATTTGCCTATAGAAAAAGAATACCGTGACTTTGCACGTCGTGCTTGTGAATTTTTTCAGCAAACACGCACTGACGTATTTCATTGTGACAGCCCAAGACATCATGTGATCCATCGCTTTGCATCCTTAAGAAATGCGGACGCTAAAAAGGTGCTTATCACCCATGGATGGATGTCGAGGGCTGCTTATATGATTCGTCTCATTCATTCCTTAAGGCAGCATGGTTATGAAGTGTATGCTTTAGATTTCCCAGCTCATGGTGAAGCAAAGGGGGTACAATTACCCTGGACTGATGCCGTACTGCTGCTCAATCAGGTTATTAATCAATTAGGGCCTTTTTATGCCGTCATTGGCCACTCTTTTGGGGGCTCAATGTTGCTTAACACGTTAAATCTTGCCCAGCAATTTCCACAATGGCAGCTAAATTTTGAACCTGAACGAGTCGTACTGATTTCCTCCCCAACCCGTATGAGAGTTCCTGTAAGCAAATTGGCGAGAAAGTTAAAGTTAAGTCGCCAAGGCTTCCTTTTTTTACGAGAACTGTTCCAACAACATGCGATGACGGATTTAAAATGTCTCGATTTCCACCATTTCATTAGCCGCTCCAACATTCCCGTACTTTGCCTGCATGGCGATAAAGACGATTCCATTGTCCCCATAGAATCCATCGTTTTTTGCGAGCAATATCCCCATGGACATTTGGCCTTGCTCCCGGGAGCAAATCACGTGGATGTGTTGTGGGATGAGCGCGTAGAAAAAACAGTCGGCCAATTTTTATTTTAA